A single genomic interval of Corvus hawaiiensis isolate bCorHaw1 chromosome 5, bCorHaw1.pri.cur, whole genome shotgun sequence harbors:
- the HAND2 gene encoding heart- and neural crest derivatives-expressed protein 2: MSLVGGFPHHPVVHHEGYPFAAAAAAAAAAATRCGHEENPYFHGWLISSHPEMSPPDYSMALSYSPEYANGAPGMDHSHYGGVPPGNGPPGLGGPRPVKRRGTANRKERRRTQSINSAFAELRECIPNVPADTKLSKIKTLRLATSYIAYLMDLLAKDDQNGEAEAFKAEIKKTDVKEEKRKKELNEILKSTVSSNDKKTKGRTGWPQHVWALELKQ, from the exons ATGAGTCTAGTGGGCGGCTTCCCCCACCACCCGGTGGTGCACCATGAGGGCTACCCTttcgctgccgccgccgctgccgctgccgccgccgccacccgcTGTGGCCACGAGGAGAACCCCTACTTCCACGGCTGGCTCATCAGCAGCCACCCGGAGATGTCCCCCCCCGACTACAGCATGGCTCTGTCCTACAGCCCTGAGTACGCCAACGGGGCGCCGGGCATGGACCACTCCCATTACGGGGGGGTGCCTCCCGGGAACGGCCCGCCCGGGCTCGGGGGGCCCCGGCCGGTGAAACGCAGGGGCACGGCGAACCGCAAGGAGCGGCGCAGGACTCAGAGCATCAACAGCGCCTTCGCGGAGCTGAGGGAGTGCATCCCCAACGTGCCCGCCGACACCAAGCTCTCCAAGATCAAAACCCTCCGTCTGGCCACCAGCTACATCGCCTACCTCATGGACCTGCTGGCGAAGGACGACCAGAACGGGGAGGCGGAGGCTTTCAAGGCTGAGATCAAGAAGACAgacgtgaaggaagagaagaggaagaaagagctg AACGAAATCTTGAAAAGCACAGTTAGCAGCAACGATAAGAAAACCAAAGGGAGGACTGGCTGGCCGCAGCATGTCTGGGCTTTGGAGCTCAAGCAGTGA